Proteins from a genomic interval of Pecten maximus chromosome 13, xPecMax1.1, whole genome shotgun sequence:
- the LOC117340548 gene encoding vitamin D(3) 25-hydroxylase-like — translation MEVVWNSLVHHKMFVKATLAVTCVFLALIYSVTGNETNVVDDSQSRAAMKKTKRKKKYPPGPGGLPYFGVHFQVTSGKLHVNLQQWKRQYGNIIGFKILGQNILVLNSPELIRKAFESEDFAPLMSDRPPNFIGEHIMYGYRDVLLNSYNESFKKMKKLMVSCINKHGFSSKHFQDIADEEFQCVLNQFHAQNGEAVDPINILMPSFCKLVGGFFSGKHLKDGDPILESIIAMDRDGDVMIQPQVHGILGKFPWLRHCCGFYGNLYSNVIQQRESLFENLITGMKKTVEKDNVRCFSHHMLSCKEESDWLTDHHINGMLMDLINTSVLTTKSNNVIGRDRLPTSEDRKNMPYVQACIYELLRYQSHLPLTAAHANIEHDVEFEGYTIQKGTVIFGNLYGAHHDEELWKDPWEFRPERFLTADGTPLPLDHVVHKNSIAFGVGERKCVGKEMAYNRMFLYSVHLLRAFEFQPEKDAILPPHDPRHFAISSPVILPDDFKCRAIPR, via the exons ATGGAGGTG GTGTGGAACTCGCTCGTTCATCATAAGATGTTTGTCAAGGCTACACTTGCCGTTACCTGTGTTTTCCTTGCCCTGATATACAGTGTGACAGGAAATGAAACGAATGTCGTGGACGACAGCCAATCACGTGCGGCGATGAAGAAAACTAAACGAAAAAAGAAATATCCACCAGGCCCCGGTGGACTTCCTTACTTTGGGGTGCATTTCCAGGTTACATCCGGAAAGCTTCACGTGAATCTCCAGCAATGGAAAAGACAATATGGAAATATCATCGGTTTCAAAATTCTAGGTCAAAATATACTTGTACTGAATTCTCCCGAGTTGATTAGAAAAGCATTTGAAAGCGAGGATTTTGCCCCTCTCATGAGTGACAGGCCGCCCAACTTCATAGGCGAGCATATCATGTATGGCTATCGGGATGTTCTTCTCAACAGTTACAACGAATCGtttaagaaaatgaaaaaactgATGGTATCCTGTATCAACAAACATGGTTTCTCTTCAAAACACTTCCAGGACATCGCCGATGAAGAGTTCCAATGTGTTCTTAATCAGTTTCACGCCCAGAACGGTGAAGCTGTTGATCCCATCAACATACTCATGCCATCATTTTGTAAACTCGTGGGAGGTTTT ttttcagGAAAACATTTGAAAGACGGCGATCCAATCCTTGAAAGCATCATTGCCATGGATCGCGATGGTGACGTCATGATACAACCTCAGGTCCACGGTATCCTTGGTAAATTTCCATGGTTACGTCATTGTTGCGGCTTCTATGGCAACCTTTACAGCAATGTGATTCAACAAAGGGAATCTCTTTTTGAAAACCTCATTACAGGAATGAAG AAAACGGTAGAAAAGGATAATGTCCGGTGCTTCTCCCATCACATGCTAAGTTGTAAAGAGGAAAGCGATTGGCTGACTGATCACCATATCAATGGCATGCTCATGGACCTTATCAACACAT cTGTGTTGACAACCAAAAGT AACAATGTGATTGGACGAGACAGATTGCCCACAAGTGAAGACAGAAAGAACATGCCATACGTACAAGCATGTATTTACGAGTTGCTAAGATACCAGTCACATCTTCCGTTAACCGCTGCACATGCTAACATTGAGCATGATGTGGAATTTGAAGGTTACACAATACAAAAAGGAACTGTC ATTTTCGGGAACCTGTATGGTGCACATCACGATGAAGAATTATGGAAAGACCCCTGGGAGTTCCGACCGGAAAGGTTCCTCACAGCAGATGGTACCCCTCTGCCGCTGGACCATGTTGTTCATAAAAA TTCCATTGCCTTTGGAGTTGGGGAAAGGAAATGCGTTGGTAAAGAAATGGCATACAACCGGATGTTTTTATATTCTGTACATCTCTTACGAGCATTTGAATTTCAACCGGAAAAGGATGCAATACTTCCGCCTCACGATCCTCGCCACTTCGCAATATCATCACCAGTAATTTTGCCGGATGACTTTAAGTGCCGAGCTATTCCGAGATGa